A DNA window from Armatimonadota bacterium contains the following coding sequences:
- a CDS encoding FAD-dependent oxidoreductase yields MSRIAIVGAGVAGLAAARRLAEAGHTPVVLEKSKSVGGRVATRTLGDYIFDFGATSIAPRGRTIEKYLFNLLPQDGLQKIERPVWTVAYGRTSPGDPAKMKIDRYIYSAGIADFAKLMADGLDVRTSTEVKQIVADNGYVVDGESYDALVLTCPIPQVQALLLNSKEQRHLRNVRYRTCLCVMLGYAEELPELKYHALVDSDQRSSVVWISVESAKCAGRAPEGHTAFVVQFGAQYSSTHFEDSDHEITREAISAIERVYGKPFAAPVVSQVKRWRFAQAETTATFDSANPLNSRMIVAGDGIMGARVELAFETGILAAERLIKEFA; encoded by the coding sequence ATGAGTAGGATCGCAATCGTCGGAGCAGGAGTCGCGGGCCTTGCGGCAGCGAGACGACTTGCTGAGGCAGGACACACTCCAGTTGTCCTCGAAAAGTCCAAATCAGTCGGCGGTCGAGTGGCGACGCGAACCCTTGGGGACTACATTTTCGATTTTGGAGCGACCAGCATTGCACCGCGAGGGCGAACGATCGAGAAATATCTTTTCAATCTTCTTCCTCAAGACGGCCTTCAAAAAATTGAGCGGCCAGTGTGGACAGTCGCCTATGGACGCACTTCGCCAGGCGATCCGGCGAAGATGAAAATCGATCGCTATATATATAGTGCGGGAATTGCCGATTTCGCCAAGCTCATGGCGGACGGCCTGGATGTTCGCACAAGCACCGAAGTGAAGCAAATCGTGGCCGACAATGGATACGTTGTCGACGGAGAATCCTATGATGCTCTCGTGCTCACATGCCCAATACCGCAAGTGCAAGCACTTCTGCTCAACTCAAAGGAGCAAAGGCATCTGCGCAACGTTCGCTACCGAACCTGTCTTTGCGTGATGCTCGGCTATGCCGAAGAACTGCCAGAGCTCAAATATCACGCCCTAGTCGATTCCGATCAGCGAAGTAGCGTTGTCTGGATCAGCGTCGAATCAGCTAAGTGCGCCGGTCGTGCTCCAGAAGGGCACACGGCGTTTGTCGTCCAGTTCGGCGCGCAATACAGCAGCACCCACTTCGAAGATAGCGATCACGAAATCACCCGAGAAGCGATCTCTGCCATCGAGCGCGTTTATGGAAAACCGTTTGCCGCGCCAGTCGTCTCACAAGTGAAGCGGTGGAGATTCGCACAGGCCGAAACGACGGCCACCTTCGATTCTGCCAACCCACTCAACAGCCGAATGATCGTGGCGGGAGATGGAATCATGGGGGCACGTGTCGAACTCGCCTTTGAAACTGGAATTCTCGCCGCCGAACGACTTATCAAGGAATTTGCCTAA